From the genome of Leishmania infantum JPCM5 genome chromosome 4:
GTTGTCGGCTCCTGCAACGTCGCCCACTGCGTCACGTGCCACACAAACGACAACGCGCGTTGCTTGAGCTGCGCCTCGGGCTACATGCCGACGGCCTCGTTCAAGTGCGTCCCAGAGCAATCTAGAAATGCGGCCTTCCGCACTTCCTCCCTGGTCGTCTCTGTCGGTGTGGCATTGGTGGGCACTGCACTGACCATGGCCTAAAATACGGCATGCCCCGATTCAAGGACCTAGTGGCACACATACCAGGAGATGCCTGGTTGACGGCCTGTCAAGTGTCGGCATCGACGGCTATGTCCAGCCTCCACCCtgctcccctcttctctctcccacaTATGCATGCACAAATGTTGATGTCCTCAcctctgtttctctcctctctctctgagtgctgtgtgtgtgtgtaacgTGCGtcccgcctcccctcctcagacagttttttttttttatcttGTTCGGCCAATGTGCATATTGTCGTCATGCGCagtgcccctccctcccttgatcgcccctccctctgtctctgtctcgcgTCACCTCACTGATCAACGCCTCCCTGCCTTGAGTCGCGTGTATTCCCAACACAGCATGCGCCGacgcagagacagacagagacagagggaggggcgagcaCGTGCGCTTATGTCGTTTCTCTCCCGGCGCGCCGCGGTCGGCCCGTGGCTTGAGGAAATCGAGAGGGGGGAATGGGGACTGGCGATACCATTGTGGCCCATGtgcacgtgcatgtgtgcgtacgcgtgcgtgtgtgtgttctctcttctctttgctCTGGCCGAGTGGCCGGGTGGGCCTCTCTGTGCGTTGAATCCGTTTTATGTGCACAGCCCGTTTCTTTTCCGTTTTTATTGTTGTTTTTCCCGAGGTGAGGCGTGGATGGGGATGGggatgcggaggaggagggagaggatcGTCAATGGAGGTGACCGTTGGgtccgcccgcccgcccgtCCGtccctgcgtgtgcgcagggCGGAGGGCATTCtcctcaccgccaccacctctctctctgtgacTTGTGCCCCTCATGGGgtcttttctttcgtttttgcCTAAGCATAtacacgtgtgtgcctgcgtgcgtaCGCGTGCGTCTCCGCCATTTCTACGCATGggcctctcccccaccctcttccctccccctcccactccctaCCTGACTCTCTCAGGCAGGAGCACCAACAGTAGAGTCTGTATCTGCCGCTGTGATTGCGTGATCGAGCGCTGCtatccccccaccccctcgctcgctctcccaGACAACCACGCATACCATCGGCCATCCCTCTGTGCTgccgtgtgtctgtgtgtttgtgtgtgccgctgctctcacACTGGAGAGGGCTGCtcggcagtggtggcagcAAACTGCAAGCGGTGCTGAAGAAGACGAAGATGTAAAGGGAGCGGAGAGGCGCGACACACAGGGCTATGGAAGCAGGGCGGTCGTCACAAGGTCAGCACTGAtcctgtgtatgtgcgtgtttgcGTCTGCCCGCGTCCCTGTGAGGGGGACAGAGAGGGGGCATGAGGTGCGCCCATGACAACGCAGAAAATGACCTTGGAGAGCGCGAGCGAGGGAGCGGGCAGGTCCTTCGCGGTTTATCAGGGAAGGCTCGAGCACGATACGTAGGgcagacggaggagggggaaggaaaacgtcagagaaggagggaagtCGGATCGGGTGTCgtggaggcacacacacacacacacgcgcaccacaGCCGCCTCTCTACCTCCGTCGCATGTTGCTCCTTGGCTCTCTCATCCGTCCATCGCCGATTCCCTCAAGACGTTACCCGCGTGGggatgtgtgcgcgtgtgtcgtAGTCTGCAAGTGTTacgcgcaccccctcccctcagcTCCCCTTGCTTCCCACAAGAGGAAACGTCGCGGTGTTTATGCCGCCGCCTTGCTCTATGGCGAAGGCGTGAAGGGAACGAACCAATATTCTCGGCCTGTGCCGCTATGATatccttcccttctctccctctcactctctaCCTACTCACTCCCGTCCTCAACATGCTCACGGAACGCGTTCCTGTTCGTGGGTCTGCGTCAGTGTACGAGCACGCCACACGCGTCATCCCACTCCCTCGCCTCCCATCAtcagccctcccccccctcccccagaACATTACCTCACACGCCTGCAGCACTGGCACAGGCGCACCTCGTTCATATTCCCCTCTCCACGAATCATGTCTGCCTTTGACTTCCGCAGCAGTCCCCAcaagcgcggcgccgccgccgttcttCTGCTGttcgccatcgccgctgtaGCCCCCTTGACAGTGTCTGCACAGGCCATCGACGACTACCCTCCTGTTGCCTGTGACAGCACAGTGCCCAACTGCCTGGAATGCCGGAAAGTGGGGATGTTAAGCCTGTGCTCGAACTGCAAGGAAGGCTACTCGACCGCTGTCTCACCCATGACCCCCACCGAGTTCGGCAAGTGCAAGCCCTACGATCCGAGCACATGCCGCCTTGACAACTGtttgcgctgcgccgccgatgaCAACACCAAGTGCGTGCAGTGCCCTGTCGGCTACCCGAACATCAACACTTACCTCTGCGATGGGACCACGGCGGCCCCGACGACTGCGGCTCCGACAACGTCggccccctccaccaccaccaccaccaccaccacggcgtCCCCGACAACTGCGGCCCCCACAACTGCAGCcccgaccaccaccaccaccactaccaccacgGCGGTCCCGACAACTGCAGCTCCGACAACCTCAGCCCCCTCCACCGACTGCCAGGCCCCGTCGTGCGCCATCTGTGTGCCCGGCAACCAGTACACTTGCGCCGTGTGCGAGTCCGGCATGGTGCTGATGGCGTCCGGCCAGTGCATGGCCGCTGGCTCCTGCAGCATGACCAACTGCGCGCAGTGCTACCCGAACGACAGCAACCGCTGCTCCTCGTGCGAACCCGGCTACGCCCTCACCGTCTCGTACACCTGCATCCCGCGCAAGTCAGGCAactcggcggctgcgccgacgccggtgttggcggcgctggtcATAGTGGCGGTTGCAGCGACCGTGGCGTATGTCATGTAGGGGTGCAGTGAAGTTGTGACGGGCCGCAATCGATGTAGCACGCACAAGactcagacacacacacaggcacacagacgtGCCTGTGAACCTCCCTCCAATCATTTCCAGCCCTAACCCCCGGCAAAGGTCTCTTGTTTGTTTCACTCTCTCTCGGCATCTAGacgctctctcttcctgcctgcctgccttcGTGCACGCCTGCCATCCACGGTTCCcacgcgcacccacaccctcctcctcctccctgcctATTATGTGTAtaatgccccccccccctctctacTCCTCACGCCCTCGCGtgctcgcacgcacacctccaGTCACAGGAAAGGTATGCAGACTATGGGGCGTATAAATTCATTCTTGCGTGTATTCTCTtactcgtgtgtgtgcgtgtcttcaTGCGCAGGCGGGTGTGCTTCACTCCGTTTCGCGATGGTGatcgctgctgtcgttgcccccccctctcttcccctccctctcctccctccacacaccttttccttccttgGATGCTCCTCTCTTCGTCACGGCGCCCCTGCCCAcgcgcctcgccgccctACCATCGTCGACCGAACCAGGCGCACAGGCATACGCatctacccacccaccctcacacagacgcacacaacCACGCCTCGATGAAGAGACGGTGCACATGTCTGTACATGTTGTATTGCGTATTGCGTGCACGTGAGCGTGTGTTCGTGCGTGGATGggcttcgctctctcttcggTAAGGGTGGGCGGAGGACGGCGGGACAAACAAGACGGCGCCAGCGGGTGAGGTATGCCTCTAACAGTgaaacaaaggaaaacatgcaagctgcggcggtgacgacgcgtgggcgtgtgggtgtgggtggtgaCGCGGAGAGCAGGAGGTAATTCTGGGATGGACACGTGGAGAGCACCTAAAGCGTATATGCATGTTTATACGTGTGAACACTCACAGGGAAAGACTGGAGTAGGCCTTCCTGTATTCTCTCCTCACCCTCTGTCTGTCTGACTGTCTGTTCGAGGATGTGTATGGGTGTGTACGTGTTCTGCAGTAGATAACCCGATGAAAGGGCAGGGCCCACTGTGCATGGATGGACAGATTCGTTGTTGTTGGGGATCGACGAAAAggagtgtgcgtgcgtgcaacATGGGGGTGCGTAGTCGAGTGATGTGGTGCTTGAacgccgcccttctcccgCCACCACTCTCCCTCGAGCGTTGCACGTCGGCAACGCCCCACACTCACCTACCCCTACTCGACCTGCTCGCCCACTCTGCGCAtggccctctctctctggcatATGCAGGCAcatcctcgccctcccctttcccctccttGTGCAAAGCCTCgcatcttttcttttcccgtCGTCGTGCCAGGGTATGTCTATGCCCGTGCACGCGTtatggagagggggagggggtggggcggtgTAATCTCTCTCTCATTCTGCTTTGGTATCCCTGCATCTCGGTGCTCCTCTCTTCTAATAGGTTGGCCTTCGCCTCTTCCacccttcccccacccccccaccaccaccacctacCTCTGAATGCTCACTGACACGCCACCGCTCACTCCCTtctcccacccccaccccgtcATCATTGCTCGGGGTTGTGGCAGTAGGCGGCTCGATGAAGGCGTGGCTGCAAGCATTACCTACTCCCTTGTCTTCTCACTACTCCTATCaccttgtgcgtgtgtgtgtgtgtgctctcctAACCTTCCAAAAAGAAACGCCTTgaaaggcagcagcggcgggcgggcCCGCACGCGACATCGCATTCATGGATTCATCCTTATGGTCTTCTCTTGCTTTCACGCACAtcctcaccccctcctcctcccgagccgccaccacctccgcaaTGACGAAAAATGTGCTTAGCAACACCGTACCTTGTCATGGCgctcccttcttcctcttccttttctcaTCCTCTCTTGTGTGGGTGTTGTCGCTTTCTACCTTGCTCAATTGAACAACGAATAGCAGGTCACAGTGATGAtgtgcgtctgtctgtgtgtgtggggggagggggttgaGCGAGTGAGGGGGGTACATGTCCACCCATCCCCCcgccttccttccctccactcccttcttctctccgtCTGTGTCGTTGATGATGTGCCACTTCGCACGAAGCCgaggacacacacgcacacacgcagagagacgTTTATTCTCTCTCTTTGGACAGACAGACAAGACGTAAAAACGGAAAACAGACGAGGAAGTGGACGCCCATCAgcgcgacagagagagagatcgacTGGCATCGTGCTCGTCATCATCTCCCTCAGTCCCCAGTCCCGCACGCCTTTCGTGATGGGCATTCGGTTTTCATGTGTGAACGTGTCGCGGCGGGGGGTACAAGTATCCCCGCTCGTGCACATGCATGTGTATGAGCCCGTATGCTTGTGGTGTGAaggagcggaggaggaagtggtttggggtgggggtgggcaTCATGCCCCTTCCACCCCgcacccctcctcttctgGTGCTCTCACACTCTTTCCCTTACGCTTccctgctctctctctctctttccgtcTTTGTGCGTCATgctggggtggggtggggtggggtggatgCCATGATGGcccacgcacatacacacacacacacacacaccgcagaggaatacgtgtgtgtgtgtgtctgtgtgttgcATCGTCTCCATCCTTCCCTCTTGTTTGCGTGTTTGTTCGGCTCATTTTTTTCCGTTtgaggcgtgtgtgcgttgttgttttgaacgccgcgcagcagcagcggggtgGCCCGTGTGGATCGAAGCACCTCTCCCGTCCTATCGCCTCTGCCGGTGACCCAAAGAAGGGCCacgaaaagaggagggggaagcgccgccgcacaccgaaaggcgcgc
Proteins encoded in this window:
- a CDS encoding surface antigen-like protein, which translates into the protein MSAFDFRSSPHKRGAAAVLLLFAIAAVAPLTVSAQAIDDYPPVACDSTVPNCLECRKVGMLSLCSNCKEGYSTAVSPMTPTEFGKCKPYDPSTCRLDNCLRCAADDNTKCVQCPVGYPNINTYLCDGTTAAPTTAAPTTSAPSTTTTTTTTASPTTAAPTTAAPTTTTTTTTTAVPTTAAPTTSAPSTDCQAPSCAICVPGNQYTCAVCESGMVLMASGQCMAAGSCSMTNCAQCYPNDSNRCSSCEPGYALTVSYTCIPRKSGNSAAAPTPVLAALVIVAVAATVAYVM